The following are encoded in a window of uncultured Sphaerochaeta sp. genomic DNA:
- a CDS encoding recombinase family protein, which translates to MREVRIIPAIREFASGQGVDQLRPKRKVAGYARVSTDRDDQFTSYEAQVDYYTTMIKANADWQFVGIYTDEGISGTSTARREGFKQMIADALAGRIDLIVTKSVSRFARNTVDSLTTIRSLKESKVEVFFEKEGIWTFDSKGELLITIMSSLAQEESRSISENVKWGRRKRFADGQVTVPFNSFLGYDKGPEGNLVVNPDQARTVRYIYTLFLQGMSFNGIATRLTSEGIRTTSGNTRWHNTTIARILSNEKYKGDALLQKYYIPDFLTKKAVVNKGEVPQYYVQGSHEAIIAPEIFDLVQQEIANRRGFASPGRGDHLFSRRIRCGVCGSFYGPKTWHSNDQYRKVIWQCNNKHKTKGKPCPSPKFSEDEIKALYVKAVNKLVTDKDEIIRAFREIRDEVFSTADEEAQLAKLREERAEIVRMMEQLTTENASRVMDQDAYKVRFEQLSQRYVRGNDELAALDEAIRDRQYRRTKTELFIKELEKIDGLVTEFTDELWYSLADHAVVNSKEDVRFIFKNEMENIL; encoded by the coding sequence ATGAGAGAGGTACGCATCATCCCGGCCATCCGGGAGTTTGCATCAGGACAGGGGGTCGATCAGCTACGGCCCAAGCGGAAGGTTGCAGGTTACGCCCGCGTCTCCACAGACAGGGACGACCAGTTCACCTCCTATGAGGCGCAGGTCGACTACTACACCACCATGATCAAGGCCAATGCTGATTGGCAGTTCGTCGGCATCTACACCGACGAGGGCATCAGCGGTACCAGCACCGCCAGGCGCGAGGGATTCAAACAGATGATCGCCGACGCCCTTGCAGGCAGGATCGACCTGATCGTCACCAAGAGTGTCAGCCGCTTCGCCCGCAATACCGTGGACAGCCTCACCACCATCCGGAGCCTCAAGGAAAGCAAGGTGGAGGTGTTTTTCGAGAAGGAAGGCATCTGGACGTTCGACAGCAAGGGGGAGCTGCTCATAACCATCATGAGCTCGTTGGCGCAGGAGGAATCACGCTCCATATCGGAGAACGTCAAATGGGGCCGGCGAAAGCGCTTTGCAGACGGGCAGGTCACAGTCCCCTTCAACAGCTTTCTCGGCTATGACAAAGGCCCCGAAGGGAATCTGGTGGTGAACCCTGATCAGGCAAGGACGGTACGATACATCTACACCCTCTTTCTCCAGGGCATGAGTTTCAACGGCATCGCGACAAGGCTCACCTCGGAGGGTATCAGGACCACCAGCGGCAATACCAGATGGCACAACACGACCATCGCCCGCATCCTCTCCAACGAGAAGTACAAGGGGGATGCCCTATTGCAAAAGTATTACATCCCCGACTTCCTTACCAAGAAGGCGGTGGTCAACAAGGGGGAGGTTCCCCAGTACTATGTACAGGGTAGCCATGAGGCGATCATCGCCCCGGAGATCTTCGACCTGGTGCAGCAGGAGATTGCAAACCGGCGCGGGTTCGCTAGCCCAGGCAGGGGCGACCACTTGTTCTCACGCCGCATCCGGTGTGGGGTGTGCGGTTCATTCTACGGCCCCAAGACCTGGCACTCCAACGACCAGTACCGCAAGGTGATCTGGCAGTGCAACAACAAGCACAAGACCAAGGGGAAGCCCTGTCCCTCGCCCAAGTTCAGCGAGGATGAGATCAAGGCCCTGTACGTCAAGGCCGTGAACAAGCTTGTAACTGACAAGGACGAGATCATAAGGGCTTTTAGGGAAATCAGGGATGAGGTGTTCAGCACTGCAGATGAGGAGGCTCAGCTTGCCAAGCTGAGAGAAGAGAGGGCAGAAATCGTCAGGATGATGGAGCAGCTCACAACTGAGAACGCCTCAAGGGTGATGGACCAAGATGCCTACAAGGTACGGTTCGAGCAGCTTTCACAGCGGTACGTCAGGGGCAATGACGAGCTTGCAGCCTTGGACGAGGCAATACGAGACAGGCAGTACCGAAGAACAAAGACTGAACTGTTCATCAAGGAACTGGAGAAGATTGATGGCTTGGTTACAGAGTTCACCGATGAGCTTTGGTATTCACTGGCCGATCATGCTGTGGTCAATAGTAAAGAGGATGTACGGTTCATATTCAAGAATGAGATGGAAAACATACTGTGA
- a CDS encoding InlB B-repeat-containing protein — protein MQIGRKLALFMMVCFSLFTLYAGNDDQNIRDGAIDVTRPLYSETDNLAQKVQAEFGNESRIADWKDLAGFQGQLGLLFDKLGIKDGEVLLVTNNGNRYYSGSRHYILVRGTPHAGAAVHARYGNEAWLGSWYGYKNVRILAYVESPKLVESSIDIFRRYLDQTLGYTEAAKAVVEDEVYGEMIQKIVGEDKKLKGAIESGRYAIILSANTRKTEYGDLYIYWLKNMQPGNEGMLRLPVLYTADGTIEKDAAKQMQAVTSYYQTQVEETLVRRKPHYAQIQALMTKQQNVLHAYNAMYFTQELVKVAGRFKTGGLNTVKTVDTILKEVFELGKLAYVSLVFRESYLGLQEAYDKVGAYDGTGFEGEGGLYDMYRISQRIEEMQDNHLRASAQVRDVMGDESAWAVAKEIGGNIATVLSLDKVAEGASWEDLYEMADDAANLSNMALDIVRGYNSNYEETGDIAEAVTRTMPLVLYHAGYQVVRTMHKDAKALGQKSKEAQLELIKAALSSGKGLVDVVDVLLEGRGVLDEVSGKQAYREYTLVKMLLEQLEENQQVSPSNSVDMGSLYTSISGSATILTVTFDSQGGDSPSFAAKQVGQNQMYGELPTVARNGYVFDGWWTEKNGEGTQVFADTRAPIMRTHTLYAKWSETSFPFILVVETGSAFNLEKIVADQTRFPGARLGDGYVYWEDVRYMDNYLDDPNHPRNFGYAGRSGFQSGDPGIVHKIYSNGRIEAYLNTYDQLLSLGIFVERYGFSNTYDFSKSQGVAGLGPLKDFITDDDFVRQNLLGVSVYTLYQKLFKQNSITAGKHLTSKTLYEVPWKLYNNTGRRVTIIRSMIYNVSSGWLYQNETNGKWSPIAKNPRRSVNLARSFDLSYEDVQEGSIYIHTFTDNGMNGRVKLLGMSSNVKNHSKSSGPYRIAYDAKQNTYEVYNSNYGAAGLMLFNEFPSRVELSCRYTWSLVYQMFLMAVYDGEIITANHKEGPSPGDDGNPLPFKGYIEPGLNE, from the coding sequence ATGCAAATAGGTAGAAAACTGGCTTTGTTTATGATGGTATGTTTCAGTCTGTTCACCCTGTATGCCGGGAACGATGACCAGAACATTCGAGACGGAGCTATCGATGTGACGAGACCTTTGTATAGTGAGACGGACAATCTTGCACAGAAAGTGCAAGCTGAGTTTGGGAATGAAAGCCGAATAGCGGATTGGAAAGATCTCGCCGGATTCCAGGGACAGCTGGGTCTGTTGTTTGATAAGCTTGGGATTAAGGATGGAGAAGTCCTTCTTGTTACGAACAATGGGAATAGATATTACTCCGGGAGCAGGCATTACATACTTGTGAGGGGAACTCCACATGCCGGGGCTGCAGTGCATGCGAGATATGGAAATGAAGCATGGCTAGGTTCCTGGTATGGATATAAGAATGTGCGCATACTGGCATATGTTGAGAGTCCCAAGTTGGTCGAATCATCAATCGATATATTTAGACGATACCTCGACCAGACGCTGGGCTATACCGAGGCAGCAAAAGCGGTTGTGGAAGATGAAGTCTATGGCGAGATGATCCAGAAGATAGTTGGTGAGGACAAGAAGCTTAAAGGGGCAATTGAAAGCGGTAGGTATGCAATTATCCTGTCTGCAAACACCCGAAAGACGGAATACGGGGATTTGTATATATACTGGCTCAAGAACATGCAGCCGGGAAATGAAGGCATGCTGAGGCTGCCGGTCCTGTACACGGCCGACGGGACGATTGAGAAAGACGCGGCCAAGCAGATGCAGGCGGTTACCTCCTATTACCAGACTCAGGTCGAGGAAACCCTCGTGCGGAGGAAGCCCCATTATGCACAGATACAAGCGTTGATGACGAAGCAGCAGAACGTGTTGCACGCTTACAATGCTATGTATTTCACCCAAGAACTGGTGAAGGTGGCGGGAAGGTTCAAGACCGGCGGTCTGAACACTGTGAAGACGGTGGACACGATACTGAAAGAGGTGTTCGAGCTGGGCAAGCTCGCCTACGTGTCGCTGGTGTTCAGGGAGAGCTACCTGGGACTTCAGGAAGCATACGATAAGGTTGGAGCCTACGACGGAACCGGTTTTGAGGGCGAGGGCGGGCTGTACGACATGTACCGGATTTCGCAGCGGATCGAGGAGATGCAGGACAACCACCTCAGAGCAAGCGCGCAGGTGCGCGATGTGATGGGGGACGAGAGCGCGTGGGCAGTGGCCAAGGAGATAGGCGGGAACATTGCGACGGTGCTGAGCCTGGACAAGGTTGCGGAAGGTGCATCATGGGAAGATTTGTACGAGATGGCGGATGATGCAGCGAACCTGTCCAACATGGCGTTGGACATCGTCCGCGGGTACAACTCCAACTATGAGGAAACGGGAGACATAGCGGAGGCCGTGACGCGGACCATGCCTTTGGTGCTGTATCATGCTGGATACCAGGTGGTGCGTACGATGCACAAGGATGCCAAGGCCCTTGGCCAGAAGTCCAAGGAGGCTCAGCTGGAGCTGATAAAGGCGGCCCTGTCGAGCGGGAAAGGGTTGGTGGACGTGGTGGATGTGCTGCTGGAGGGCCGCGGGGTGCTGGACGAGGTCAGCGGGAAGCAGGCATACCGGGAGTACACATTAGTGAAAATGTTGCTCGAACAACTGGAAGAGAATCAGCAGGTAAGCCCTTCGAATTCCGTCGATATGGGAAGCCTTTATACTTCTATTTCCGGCAGTGCAACCATACTTACAGTAACCTTCGACAGCCAAGGGGGAGATTCCCCGAGTTTTGCAGCGAAGCAGGTTGGGCAGAATCAAATGTATGGCGAATTGCCTACCGTTGCTCGCAATGGTTATGTGTTTGATGGCTGGTGGACCGAAAAAAATGGTGAAGGAACCCAGGTCTTTGCCGATACAAGAGCCCCAATAATGAGGACTCATACTCTGTATGCAAAATGGTCGGAAACAAGTTTTCCGTTTATTCTTGTTGTAGAGACAGGGTCTGCATTCAATCTTGAGAAAATAGTTGCCGATCAAACAAGGTTCCCAGGTGCCAGACTTGGGGATGGGTATGTATATTGGGAAGATGTACGGTACATGGATAACTATCTGGATGATCCAAATCACCCTCGAAATTTCGGCTATGCGGGAAGGTCTGGATTCCAGAGTGGAGATCCTGGCATTGTGCATAAAATCTACAGTAATGGAAGGATTGAAGCCTATCTCAATACCTATGATCAGCTTCTTTCTCTTGGAATCTTTGTAGAGCGATACGGATTCTCTAATACCTATGATTTTAGTAAATCACAAGGGGTGGCAGGTTTGGGCCCATTGAAGGACTTTATTACCGATGATGATTTTGTCAGGCAGAATCTGCTCGGTGTGAGTGTGTATACTCTCTACCAAAAGCTTTTCAAACAAAACAGTATTACTGCTGGGAAGCATCTAACAAGCAAAACACTGTATGAGGTTCCTTGGAAACTGTACAATAATACCGGTAGACGTGTGACAATCATCAGGTCTATGATCTATAATGTCAGTTCAGGCTGGTTGTATCAGAATGAAACGAACGGCAAGTGGAGTCCCATCGCAAAGAATCCTCGTAGGTCTGTAAACCTGGCAAGAAGTTTTGACTTATCGTACGAGGACGTGCAGGAAGGCTCTATATATATCCATACCTTCACGGACAACGGTATGAACGGAAGAGTAAAGCTCTTGGGTATGTCCAGTAATGTAAAGAACCACTCGAAATCCTCCGGGCCCTATAGAATCGCCTACGACGCCAAGCAAAATACTTACGAGGTATACAACTCGAACTACGGTGCTGCTGGTCTTATGTTGTTCAACGAGTTTCCTAGCCGTGTGGAGTTAAGCTGTCGGTATACCTGGTCCTTGGTGTATCAGATGTTCCTTATGGCAGTGTATGATGGTGAAATTATCACAGCAAACCATAAAGAAGGACCTTCTCCTGGTGATGATGGAAATCCCTTGCCGTTTAAGGGGTATATAGAACCTGGGTTGAATGAATAA